Part of the Brevibacillus brevis genome is shown below.
TTCGCCACCCCGGACTCCGCGATGATGCGATCAATGCCGACAGCGCGTATCCCTTCCTGGTAAAACAACTCGGATGCTACATGCAAAATGCGCTCTTTGGCTGACTCCTTTTTATCCATGGCAGGGAATCTCTCCTTTACGAATGGTGGAAAACACATCAAACTGTCCCAGCAAAACCAAAAACCGGTTGACGCGAGACAGATCTGTCTGTATCATGTGGATAGTCACGAGACAGACAGATCTGTCTACCCACATTGTAGTCAAGATTCCCTCCTGCTGTCAATTGGGGACTCCTTCGTATGGGATACGAAAAAACCAGAGTGAAAGGGTGTTTCAGCGGATGTCTACAGCGGCAAAATCGGTCTCGCCGGACCATACGGCGACGAAATCGACGGCAACTAGGGTAAGCCCGATGCTTGCGGTCATGCTCTTGGCAGTATTCATGTCAGTGGCCACTATTTTTATCGTGAATGTGGCGACGCCCTCGCTTCAGCGCGGTCTCGGCTCCAGCTTTTCCGGGGTGCAATTTGTGATCACCGGCTACACATTGGCCTATGCGGTCGCGCTCATTGTCGGCGGGCGCCTGGGAGATCGTTTCGGCCGAAAAAGGATGCTTGCTTATGGGGTAACCGGCTTTACGATCACGTCGTTATTGAGCGGCTTTGCAACCGGAGTGAACATGCTCATCCTGCTGCGGATCCTGCAGGGGCTGAGCGCCGCCATGATCGCCCCGCAAGTGCTGGCTCTGATCCAGGTACACTACGCGCCGGAAAAGCGGGGCACGGTGTTTGGGCTGTACGGCGCGGCGCAAGGGCTCGCGGCGTCAACGGGGCAGATTATCGGGGGACTGCTCCTGTACTGGAATCCGCTCGGGCTGGAATGGCGGACCGTATTTTTCTTCAGCGTGCCTTTCGGAATTGCCATTTTGGCCATGCTCCCGTTTATCGAGGAATCCAAAAGCGCCGGGAGTGCGAAGATGGACTGGATCGGAGCACTGAACGTCGCGGCCGGATTGTTGATGATGGTGTTTCCGCTTGTCCAGGGACAAAAAGAAGGGTGGCCGCTCTGGCTGGATCTGTGCCTGCTCCTGTCTTTGCCGGTGCTGGCTGTCTTCGTCTGGCATGAGCGAAGGGTAGCGCGCAGCGGTGGCGTTCCTTTCATGAACGTCGATTTGTTCCGGAACAGCGTGTTTACGAAAGGCATGCTTATCGTCTTTTTGCTGCTGTTAGCACAAGCCGCCTTCTTTTTGATCGCCGCGTATTTTCTCCAGATCGGCATTGGCCTGACCGCGCTGCAGGCGGGATTGGTCATTTTGCCGATGGGAACCGGCTATTTTTTGGCCTCGCTCTACTCTTCCAAAGCAGTCGCCAGGTTTGGCGTGCACACCCTGACCCTGGGTGCGGTTCTCAGCGTCATCGGCTTTTTGTCCCTGGCCATCACAGTTCGCTTGACAGGGGCTGCCTTTCACGGATATGAATCGATTCTGCCCTTGCTCCTTTTAGGGATGGGCCAGGGAGCGATCGCCGCTCCGTTGACGAATATCGTGTTGGCCAAAGTCCGCGGCAGCGACATCGGCTCCGCGTCTGGTATCCTGACGACCGGCATGCAGGTCGCCTTTGCGCTGGGGATTGCCCTGATCGGCGTCATCTTTCTGAATACGATGAGGGTCCATGCGGATACGGTAAGCGGCGAGGTGGCACAGCAGCTTCGGCAGCAGCTGTCGGCGATGCCGCAGACAGGAGTCCACCAGGAGCAGATCGTTCAGCAATTCCGCGTCTGCTACGCCGATTTCGCCCGTCAAAACGACTCCACGGCCTTGCCTGCAAGCTGCAGGATCAGCTCCGACGACCCGCAGATCCACAGTCTGTTTTTGGCGAGCATCCAGGCTGCAAATGCGAAAAATTACGCCGATGCCTTCCAGCTTTGCCTGTATGTGCTCGCGGGGATAAGCGCAGGTTTGCTGCTGCTGGTGCTGGCGTTGGCAAAAGGCAGCCGTCAGCCGGAACCGAATGGGTGAAAGTCCCGCGAAAGTAGTCCACACAACAAAAAACCGCACGCAGCTGTGCGGTTTTTGCCGTTCCATTCATCTCGATTTATTTCGCCGACAAACCTCCGTCCACCACAACCGCGCTGCCTGTCATCGCCGATGATTCGTCGGAAGCCAGGAAAACAGCGACATTAGCGATTTCGATCGGTTGGATGGTCCGCCCGATCGGCTGGAAATCATGAATGCTCCTAAGTACCTGATCCCGTCCGCCAAACAGATCGGCATGAGCGTCATTGAAGGTCGTATCTACCCATCCCGGGCAGATGCAGTTTACCCGTACATTTTCTGCGGCAAAGTCCAGCGCCATTTGCTTCGTGAGCATGTGGATGGCGCCTTTGGAGGTGACGTACGCAGACAAGCGCGGCTCTGCTACAAAGCTGTTGGCGGAGGCCATGTTCACCACAGCCCCTCCCCCTGCCGCAACCATTTCCGGCAGAAAATATTTGGAGGTGAGATACATGGATTTCACGTTGACTTCCATCGTGCGGTCCCAGACTTCTTCCTCCGTCTCGACGACGGAGCCGGGGATGTTGATCGCTGCATTATTGCACAGAACCGTGGGAACCCCGTACCTTTCTTTGGTAAAATCCAGGAGGGCCTGCACATCGGCCGCTTTGGATACATCGGCTCGGAAAAACACGGCGGTGCCGCCCTTGCTCGCAATCGCAGCTACTACTTCCTCCCCCGCCAAACTGATGTCGGTCGCCACGACAAGGGCTCCCTCTTCCGCATATCTGTGGGCGATGGCCGCTCCGATTCCGCGTGCCGCTCCTGTTACCACTGCAATCTTGTTTTTCAAACGCATCTTGCATGCTCCTCTCGCCATTTGTTTTTGTTTATAGGTCTTTGAGGACGGGCGCTACTTTTCGATAGCCGCCCGACTTCAGGTAGCCGACGATGATTCCGATCAGGACCCAGGCGAACCCTACGGTGAAAGTCATCCGGTCAAAGCCGGACCAGACGTAGCCGGTAATGAGAAGCCCGATAAACGGAGTCACCGCGTAGGTGAGAAATCCCTTTGCTCCACGCCGCTTTTTCTTGCCGTAGAAGTAGACGATGATGGTGGCATTCAGCATCATGAAAGCGGTGATGGCCCCGAATGTCACGAACTTGTACAACGTCTCAATCGAGAGGCAGAAGGTCACGACGATGGAAAGCAGGGCGCAGAAGATCGTCGCATGGACAGGCGTCTGGTATTTGGGATGAATTTTCGCCAGCACTTGCGCAAAGGGCAGCAGGTTTTCCCGGCTCATGGAATAGAGCACCCGGGCTGTAGCCGACTGGACATTCAGCGTAACCGCAATTCCTACGGCAACGACATTGATCAGGATCAAAACCGTGTAAAAAACAGGTCCGCCCGCTTCCCGCGCGATTTCAAAAAAGCCCATGTCCGGATTTAGCGTCTCGTACTGCGGATGGATCAAGGCAGCCATATAGACCTGAATGAAAAACAGCAAGCCGCTGAGCAAAATGGACAGAACGGTTGCCTTGCCGACCGTCTTTACCGGATCGCGTGCTTCCTCAGCCAGCGTGCTGATGCCGTCAAAGCCCAGAAAGCCGAGTACGGCTATGGACGTCGCCGTCGCGATAAAGCCAAAGTCTACGTGATCCGCCTGAAACAGCGGAGCCAGGCTGAAGCCGCCCATGCCGTGACCATCAACTAGGACAAATTTGACGGCGATACCGAGGAAGACGATCAGCGTGACGATTTGCATCCAGAACATGAAAAGATTGGCGCGCGCTGTCATGGTGATCCCTCTGACATTGATCAAGGTGTTGCAGACGACGAAAATCAGTGTCCAGACGAAAGCCGGGACCTGAGGCAAAATGCCTGCCATCCACACGCCCGCAAAAGCGTACAACAATGCCGGACACAGAATGTAGTCGGCCAAAATCAGCCAGCCTGCGATAAAGCCCACATGCGGATTCATCCCGCGGCTCACATAGGAGTAGACGGAACCGGCGTAGGGGAATTCCTTGCTCATGTGCCTGTAGCTGAATGCCGTGAACATCAGGGCGATCACCCCGATGCAGTAGACGAGCGGCACCATGCCAAAGCTCTGCTGCGCCACAGCACCATAGACCTGCATCGGCGCAAGCGGGGCCATGAAAACCATTCCGTAGATGACCAGGTCCTTAAACGTAAGCGTTCGCCTTAACTCTTGTTTGTACTGGCTGTTGTCCAAGCCGAACTCCTCCTTTATGCCAAAAAAAATGAAGTAGTACTTTTTCATCTTAGACCTCTTTCAGAAAATTTCGAAATGGATTTGGTCAGGACAGGAGCCCTTCTGTCCGTACGGGTTGGCCTTGACCCGCCCTTATACGGTTTGGCATTTTATCAATTCCTAGCTGTACAAAAAAACAGCGAGCCCTGGAGACTCGCTGCCTTTTCTATAACCACTTTTTCAGGTTGTGCCAATAAGTGATGATCTCCTGCGTCTTTTCCTCTGCGATCAGAGCTTGTTTGCCTTCATTCCCCTCCTGAAAGAAGATGCTCGTGCCTTCGATGCGGCCGATCTTTTTCAAATTGACGAGAAACGACCGATGCGTCAGGTAAAAATGGCAGTCCTGCAGGTAGCTCTCGTACAGCTTGATCGGAATTTTCGTTTCATAGGCTTCGCGTGGGGTGTGCACCAGAATCGTACGATTGATCGATTCGATATATAAAATGTCTGCGGGTGTCATCTGAAGAATCTCCTCCCCGCAGACAGGGACATAAAGCCCACCCGCCTCCATGAACCTTTGATAGGAAATATCATTTTGCAGCTTTTCCACGGCTTGTCTGAAACGCTTCTCCGTATAAGGCTTCTCGACGATATCCACGATCCCCAGATCATAGGTGACACTCGCATGGGGCGCCATTCCGGTAATGAGGATGGTAGGGAGATGGACGCCCCTCAGCTTTAAAATCGAATAGCTCTCCAGCCCACCTCTGCCCTCTCCCAGATGGATATCCACGATCATTGCCGTCAGATCGGGAGTCAGTGTCGCCAGAGAGATGAGCTCATCACCCGTGCGCGCCTTGCCGACAATCCGTATATGCGAAAATGGGGCTAGGTACCCCTCTATCAACTCCAGCTGCAGCTCATCATCTTCTGCGATGAGCAAATTGATCTGCTGCTTCTGCATGTCTCTCACCTCTCTTGCTATTTTCTGTCCGCAACGGATAAGACGATGGAAAAGCAGGTTCTTCCCTTGGCCGATGTGATATACATGTCCCCCGCGTACTTCCGAACGGCTTCCCGAACGATAGCAAGGCCATACCCGCGCGCTCGGCCGGTCTCGTTTGCTTTTGTGGTGTATCCGGCCTCGGAAAGCCTGCGAATGGCCTGAGGCGAAAGGGTCGGTCCCGTGTTTTCTACCATGACTTGATAGGACTGTCCCACTTTCCTCATCGTCAGGGAAATCCTTTTGTCTCCCGTCTGATCTTCCTCGGCAGCCTCGATTGCATTGTCGAGAAGATTGGAGAGGATTTTGATCAAATCGGAGGAAAGGACGCCATCGAAGGTCTCATCCGGCGGGATGTGCAAATCCATCTCGATTTGATGGCTGCGAGCCTTTTCCGCTTTGGAATGCAGCAGCACCAGCAACGCAGGGTTTGCGACCTGCTCGGAAAGCGCGACGACCTGTACGTCGGCCTGCAATCCCCGCAAATATTCCCGGGCTCGGTCCACCTTTTTCAGTTCCAGGAGGCCAAAAAGCACCTGCAAGTGATTGGCAAAATCGTGGCGGATCGACTGAATAGATGCGAGAATCGCCCGGAATTCCCGCTGGAAGGTCTGCTCGGAATCTCCGACAGCCCGAAGCGTCTCACGCTGGTACCACCCGCGGATCACCGTGTAGCTGACCACGATTAAAATCAGAACAAGCAGATTGGCCGCAACATGAAAAATGCTGTTGGTGAGCGCATTGGCTTCTATCTGCTCCAGCAGCTCTACGCCGATGTCAATGCCCACAATGCCGACCAGCTGACCGGACGCACTGATCAAAGGCGCGCCCGCTGTCATGTAGACGCCGTATTTGGGATCGTGGATGATACCCGTATGAAACGTGTCGCCTTGGTAGGCTGGCTTTACCTCCTCCATCGTCAGCGTGCACAGCTCCCCGATATACGTCTGGGCACTGTCTCCCGGCGGAAGGCCGTTGATCATGACACGGCTGTTTCCCTGTGCGTCCATCATGACGATATACACATGCTTTGCGCCGATTTTTTTCCGGTAATCATTGAGGAAGTGATTCAGTTCGATATAGTCCGGATTTTCTTCCGTCGGCTTTTGCAAAAACCTCTCGAAGCTCGCTACGTCTACTTCCCGTGCGATATCGGCAGCGGTCTTCATGCTCTGGGTGGCTATGGAGATCTCCACAGTGCGAATGGTGCTGTCATAGACCAGCAAAATATTCGCAACCATGAAGCAGACACTCAACATGATCGCAACGATCAGTATCATTCTCACCCTTTTATTGGTTGGAGCCGTGATTGCTTTCATAGAACGGATAATACCTTTCTTGGGCATTCATGACTTGCATGAATTTTCCCTCATTTTATCACGAAACCGGGTAAATCTGCTTGCCCAGAAATGTGACTCGCCGCTGTCTTTCTCATGGGATGGCGTCTTCGTCCTGATCAGAAAAAAAGAGAGCAAGAATCATCCTGCTCTCAGGGCTCTCCAGTTTGACGAAGACATCATAATTTGATCGAATGGGGTACTGAAGGGGCGGTTATCGAGGAATGGGATTAATCGGAGATGTCATGATTCGATCATACGTCTCCCTATTTTTTGGATCGCTATGATAAAACATCACGGTATAGTTTTCGTATTTATAGTAGAGTTGGTGATATACCTTGCTGTCGATATCAAGACGCTTCCCTGTCTCAATGTCCCACCATCCACGGCCGCTTCGGCGAATGCCGATGGCTATGCTGCCCCCCTCCATGAGCCGGCCCCTGATGCTGGCAAGCCCCTCCTTCATGGGCATGCCTTTCTTTCCTGACGATCTTCGGCTCCGCGCCCCGCTCGATTCTCTGGCGCAGCGCTTGTGGGGTAAGGATCAACCCGCAAGCGGAATACATCCGCCTGGACGTCTGTCCGCACTCCGGGCAAACCGCCATGTCCGTTACTTCACTCATTTTCAGCCATTGGATAAACGGTCCGCATTCCTCGCAACCATACTCGTATCTAGGCATGTTCGCAACCTCCTTTGCTATGGGGTCGGTATCTATTTCGGTAAAATGTCGCGGTCAAAGATGCTCGTCGGGATGGAGAGGGTGCAGCAGGCATTGGGAATGTCGACGATTCCCGCGATGCGTCCCTCCACCGGTGCGGTTCCGAGCAGCATGTACGCCTGCTCTCCCGTAAAGCCCATCGCCTTTTTCAAATACTCGATCGCATTCAGGCAGGCATTTCGGTACGCGACATGCGCATCCATGTACAGCTGCTGGCCAGTCGTCTCATGAACGGATATCCCTTCGAAGACGAGGTATTCGGAATAGTGGGGTTCGACCGGCCCCGGCTTGAACACGGGATTGTTTACGATGTTGTACTTCGCCATCCCGCCTTTGATCACGTCGACATGCAGGTCGATCCAGCCAGCCATTTCGATCCCGCCGCAGAAGGTGATTTCCCCGTCCCCCTGCGAGAAATGCAAATCGCCCATCGAGAGCTTTGCTCCTTCGACATAGACAGGGAAGTAGATCCGCGTTCCTTTGGACAAGTTTTTGATGTCGCAGTTGCCGCCATGCTCGCGGGGCGGAACGGTTCGTGCTGCTTCCACGGCGACCCGGTCGAACTCCGCACCCTTTAGACTGCCAAGTACGGCGCTGTGCGGCGTGGGCAGGTTGGCAAGCGGCGGGACCCGTCCCGGATTGGTCGCCACCAGATCGCGCTCGCGCCTGTTCCATTTGTCCAGCAATTGGTGGGACGGTGCGGTGCCGATCAGGCCCGGATGGAGAATGCCCGCAAACCTGACTCCTGGCAAATGCCGGGACGTCGTGTATATGCCCTGAAAATCCCAGATGGATTTGGCCGCCTGCGAGTAGTGATCGACGAGGAAGGAACCGCCGTTTTCCTTTGCAAAAATGCCATTGAATCCCCATTCCGCCTGGGGCAAAGCGCCGATGTCGAGGATGTCCACGACCAGCAAATCGCCCGGCTGTGCTCCGTTTACCCAGATCGGGCCGCTCAGGACGTGCACGCGGTTGAGGTTTACATCGCGTATGTCAGACGGGTCGTCGTTGTTGGCGATTTGTCCGTCCGTCCAGTCTTTGCACTCGATGCGGAAAACCGCACCGGGATTCACCGAAACCGTCGCCGGGATGTCGGGATGCCAGCGGTTATGGCCGGGCGTATCCTGCTCCTCCATCGGTTTGTTGAGATCGACGCGAAACAACACTTCGGGCATGCTTCGTCCTCCTTTTCGCCATGCGTATTCGAGCCTTGCGCACTCTCCGTGTAGCAATCCACGTGCCAAAGCTTGGGCCATCCCATCACAGATGACCGATCCCCCCTTTTTTCTCTTCATGGCGGGAAGTGGACATTCTGCGAGTCGATTAGGATTTGTATAGTAGAAAGAGAGCACTGTCCCAAATCAGGTCAGCTTCAGCTGGCACCCTTTCCCGTCACCCCTTCCTTTGTCATGGGCAGCCTCAAAGCTGGCAAGCGCTCTTCATTTGTCTCAGAACGGGACGCCGTCTCGTGTTCGGACAGATTCGTTGATGAAAGGAGGCGAATGCCATTTTCCATGCTGGTATGTTGCCGTTCTCCTCTGAGGTGTCCAAAGGACGCGACCTCCCGTTATCGCCGACGTCTCCATTCTGGCAATCCCTGCTTGCTGCGTGGGGGGCAAACAGCCGGGAAATGGTCCTTGCCCACAATCAGGACAGGATCATTGTCTTTGCCAGTCGCCAGGCGGAGGAATGCTTGTCCCTTCGTGCGGGAGATGTGCTCGACGGGAGCCGGGAAGCGTCCCTTCACAATAAGTGGACACTGGAAGAATGGCCCGTGGACGACTTCCTCCACACCAGGGTCCGGTTGCTCGCCATCCGCCCGCATAGACACTTTCACGCCATGCGGGACACAATCCCATTTCCTCTCATTCAGACGAACAGCCCTCTCTACATGGCCGAGCTGCAAACCGCCCGTGTCGCAGCGGATAGCCTTACGAACACCCTGCTGCTCGGAGAAACCGGCTCTGGCAAGGAAGTGCTCGCCCGCGCCATCCATGGCGGCAGTAGGCGAGCACAAGGACCGTTCCTGGCGGTCAATCTGGCTTCACTCCCTCGCGAGCTCATCGCAAGCGAACTGTTTGGATACGCAGAGGGGGCCTTTACCGGAGCGAGAAAGGGAGGCCGCTTGGGCAAATTCGAAGCGGCCAACGGCGGGACGCTGTTGCTCGACGAAATCGGGGAGCTGCCCCTGGAGCATCAGGTTTTGCTTCTTCGCGTCCTGGAAGAGAGGACCGTCACTCGTCTGGGCGCCCACGAAGAAAACCCGCTGGACGTCCGAATCGTAGCGGCCACGAACCGGCCACTGGAAAAGGAGGTGGCAGAAGGGCGGTTCCGCGCAGACCTCTACTTCCGTCTAAACGTTTTGACGATCCGGATCCCCCCTTTGCGTGAACGTCCCGAAGATATCGCCCCGTTGGCGGTACACTTCGTCCAAGAGCTCGGAAAAAAGCATGGTACCGGCCCTTCCGTGCTGAGCGAGGATGCGCTTTTTGCCCTGCAGTCCCAATCCTGGCCGGGGAACGTCCGGGAGCTTCGAAATGTTGTGGAACGAGCGTTTTTGCTTGCCTTTTACGAACCGGCCATCACGCCAGTCCACCTGCCTGCGGAATGGAACGGTGCCCCCCCTCGCATTGCCCACAAGGGACAGCTTCACTCTGGCAGCGGGTTACTTCTGCGGGAGATGGAACGCCAAGCCATCAGGCAAGTGCTGGCAGAAGCCAGAAGCATTAGCGAAGCGGCGAAGAAGCTGGGCATTGCCCGCAGTACGCTGTATCGGAAAATGGGAGAATGGGGGATTCCGTTGGACGGGGAAGGCTCGATGGGGAGTCTACGGAGAAAAAAGGAACCAAGAAACGGGCAAATAAAAGTCGATAACTGACACATACTAACACTCGAAACAAAATGCAAGAAGTGTGAGGCAAAGTCTGTACGCCAAACCAGGCACAGGCTTATTACTATCGGATAAAGTAGTGATTCCCGTTGATTCGACGCATCCAATCTTTTCTGGTTCGAGCCGTCTGCTTCATGTTCCTGGTCGCAATCCCGTTAGAACAGACCGCCAGTCAGCCGACTCACGCGAACCATATCCTCCCTTTTGTTGCGGAGCAAGGGTCCATCGTCATCGAAGTGTACCCTCTCCGGCATCAATTAATCGTGTGGAAGCAGGGGCAAAAAATAAAAACGTACCCGATTGCGGTCGGCAACCCTTCGACCCCTACTCCGATTGGAGAGTACAAAGTCGTGTACAAGGGAAAAAATTGGGGGCCCGCCTTTGGCCCGAGGTGGCTCGGCCTCAATGTTCCGTGGGGCATATACGGCATCCATGGCACGAATCGGCCGTATTCCATCGGGCAGCATCTCAGCCACGGCTGTATCCGCATGCGCAACCGGGATGTCATCGAGCTATACGATCTGATTCCGGTCGGCACAAAGGTGACGATATTCGGTCATGTACTGGGTGATCCAAGCCACAATCCCCGGGATTTGGCTGAAGGGGATGTCGGCGGAGACGTGCAGCTGATCCAATCTCGCTTGCGGAGTGCCGGATACTTCCGCGGGGTCGTAAATGGCAAATTCCGCTCTGATACGACTGCTGCGCTCAAAGCGTTTCAGCGCGATCACGGCTTGGCTCCCAATGGTGTCGTCTCCAAGAAGGTGTACATGGAAATGGGACTCTGGGAGTGAACGAAGACGAAAAGGCAGCCTTCCCCATTGAGCGGGAGGCTGCCTTTCGCATGAGCACTAGCCGGTATACTCTTCCACCTTCGGCATTTGTCGTGACCACAATGCAAACCGCTTTACCTTTCCCCCGGCATCCCGAACGAAGTGTACCGGGGTATCGATTCCGCGCCGGCTGAACAGAAATGCGTCCTCGCCGATGGGGCGAAGCGGCAGCTCCGATTGGTCGAGCACGAGAACAAGCCTTCCGTCAGTTTCGTCCAGGCGAATAGTTACCTCGTCTCCTTCCCCGGAACGATACCTGCCTGGGTACTGCCGCAGGCTTTCTACCGTCTTCTCGACATCGGCAAAAACGGCGTACTGCGTAGAGAGCGGACGGTCGAACAGACTGTTGAGCAAGCCCAAGGTAAGGTCGCCAATGGGCGCGTCATCGACGTTGGTCAGCACAATGCCCGTGATCCCCGCCTCCGGAACGATGAGCATCTGCGCTGTTATTCCTTTCAAGCCCCCCGTATGCTGGATAAGCGTGAGCTGCTCCGAGAAAGGCAGGACCCCCAATCCGTACCCGTAGCTGCGGACCGGATCGATTCTGGCATGGGGATACATCATTTGCTCCGCGCTTTCTTTGGCGATGATCCTCGTCCCGTTCGAAACCCCGCCCGTGCGAAAGACCTCCGCATATCGGAGCATATCGCGAGCGGACGCCTTGAGGAAGCCCGCCGCCCGCATCGACGGGGAATCCCACCACAGAGGTGCCCGCAGCACTTCCCGCGTACCGCCGTCGCCAGCACGAGGGGTGTACAGCATGGCCACGTTATCCGGGTCGTCGTATTCTTCCACGAGAAAAGCCGATCGCTCCATTCCAAGCGGCTGCAAAATTCGCTCGCGGACGTATGTCTCGTACGGCTTTCCGCTGACGCGCTCAATGATTGCGCCGAGCAAACCAAAGGCATCGTTCGAATAGCTGAACTCCGTTCCCGGGGGACCGAGCAGCTCGAACGGCAGGTCTGCGATGTACGCCATCAGCTGCTCGTACGTCTCGATTGACTCCGAGCACTCCTTTTCAAACTGGCTCAGCAATCCTTCCGCCGTCGGGTCTGCTTTCAGGCTTTGCAGCATGGCAGGGATCAAGGACGGGAGCGGCGGCAAGCCCGGCGTGTGAGTCATGAAATGATGGATCGTGATCTCTCTGGTATGGGCTTCGTCCGGCGTGCGAAACTCCGGCAAGTACGTGACGACCGGATCGTGGACCGAAAGCTTCCCCTCCTCCTGCAGCTGCATAATCGCCACGCAGGTAAAGGACTTCGTGATCGAACCAATGCCAAACACGGTATCCAGATCAATCGGCCATCGTTTTTCCCGGTCCCGATAGCCGAACGTCTTCTCGTAAAAAAGAATGCCGTCTTTCGCCACTGCCACAATCGCACCCGGCACTTGAAACTCCTCGATCAGCTTTTGTGCGTACTCTTCGTAACCGGCCGTCCATTCGAGCGTCTTCATGTCACGCCTCCTTCGCTTGCTTGATCAGCTGGCGGAAGTGAAACGCGACCCGAATGACAGAGCCTGACTCGTCTCGGATAAACCGGATCCATTTCACAAGGCCCGTGCTCATCTGAAAGACGAAGCTGTCCTCGCCCACCGGCCGCAAGGGAAACTCCATGCCCTGGAACGCCAGCACGAGCCCCTCGGCGCCCGCTGTCACTTCTATCTGCTCGCCTTCGCCCGACCGATACGTGCCGGCAAAGTCTTTCAGCAAATCATGGGGGCAAGGAATTTCAGGATAGCTGGTGATTGGCTCCTCCAGCGGCCTCGACATCGCGGCGTTGATCGCGCTTGCCAACAGTTCTGCCGATGGCGCCCCATCCAGGTTGGTTAAAATGACACAGGTCGTGTTTTCTTCCGGCAGGATGCACAGCTGAGCCGCGATCCCCTTCAACGCTCCGCCGTGCTCGATCAGCGTCCCCCCGCGAAAATGCGGCGTCACCATCAGCCCGTAGCCGTAATGGCGCGAAGGCTCCAGTCCTGCGTAGTTGCCGATCATCTGCCGGACGCTCTCTTCGGAAAGGATGCGGTTCTCTCCCACTTTCCCTCCCGTGCGGAAGATTTCGGCATAGGCGAGCATATCCCGCCCGGTCGACTTCAAAAAGCCGGCAGCGCGCATCGACGGAGCGTCCCACCAGAGCGGTGCGGCAAACACCTCTTTGCCTTCATCCGTCTTCTTGCTGGTGTAGAGCGTGGTGATGTTGTCGTAATCCCCCAATTCTTCCGTCAAAAATACCGTATGCTTCATGTTGGCGGGATCGAGAAGATGCTGCTTGATGTAGCTCTCGTACGATTGTCCGCTGACGCGCTCGATGATGGCTCCCAGCAAGGCGTAGCCGTCATTGCTGTA
Proteins encoded:
- a CDS encoding sigma 54-interacting transcriptional regulator, which gives rise to MVLAHNQDRIIVFASRQAEECLSLRAGDVLDGSREASLHNKWTLEEWPVDDFLHTRVRLLAIRPHRHFHAMRDTIPFPLIQTNSPLYMAELQTARVAADSLTNTLLLGETGSGKEVLARAIHGGSRRAQGPFLAVNLASLPRELIASELFGYAEGAFTGARKGGRLGKFEAANGGTLLLDEIGELPLEHQVLLLRVLEERTVTRLGAHEENPLDVRIVAATNRPLEKEVAEGRFRADLYFRLNVLTIRIPPLRERPEDIAPLAVHFVQELGKKHGTGPSVLSEDALFALQSQSWPGNVRELRNVVERAFLLAFYEPAITPVHLPAEWNGAPPRIAHKGQLHSGSGLLLREMERQAIRQVLAEARSISEAAKKLGIARSTLYRKMGEWGIPLDGEGSMGSLRRKKEPRNGQIKVDN
- a CDS encoding L,D-transpeptidase family protein, producing MFLVAIPLEQTASQPTHANHILPFVAEQGSIVIEVYPLRHQLIVWKQGQKIKTYPIAVGNPSTPTPIGEYKVVYKGKNWGPAFGPRWLGLNVPWGIYGIHGTNRPYSIGQHLSHGCIRMRNRDVIELYDLIPVGTKVTIFGHVLGDPSHNPRDLAEGDVGGDVQLIQSRLRSAGYFRGVVNGKFRSDTTAALKAFQRDHGLAPNGVVSKKVYMEMGLWE
- a CDS encoding serine hydrolase domain-containing protein; this translates as MKTLEWTAGYEEYAQKLIEEFQVPGAIVAVAKDGILFYEKTFGYRDREKRWPIDLDTVFGIGSITKSFTCVAIMQLQEEGKLSVHDPVVTYLPEFRTPDEAHTREITIHHFMTHTPGLPPLPSLIPAMLQSLKADPTAEGLLSQFEKECSESIETYEQLMAYIADLPFELLGPPGTEFSYSNDAFGLLGAIIERVSGKPYETYVRERILQPLGMERSAFLVEEYDDPDNVAMLYTPRAGDGGTREVLRAPLWWDSPSMRAAGFLKASARDMLRYAEVFRTGGVSNGTRIIAKESAEQMMYPHARIDPVRSYGYGLGVLPFSEQLTLIQHTGGLKGITAQMLIVPEAGITGIVLTNVDDAPIGDLTLGLLNSLFDRPLSTQYAVFADVEKTVESLRQYPGRYRSGEGDEVTIRLDETDGRLVLVLDQSELPLRPIGEDAFLFSRRGIDTPVHFVRDAGGKVKRFALWSRQMPKVEEYTG
- a CDS encoding serine hydrolase, whose amino-acid sequence is MKPLEMVVEKLREDAKLPGAFIGIAKEGELVYAGGFGYRDAENQAEVTADTVFGIGSITKSFTCVAIMQLQEAGKLSVDDPIVKYLPEFRIKKEERTQRITIAHLMSHTSGMPSLPSLYYAMRRSMEIDPALKETGSKFDLTAHDPIDTYEQLMAFIGALDFELLGEPGAEFSYSNDGYALLGAIIERVSGQSYESYIKQHLLDPANMKHTVFLTEELGDYDNITTLYTSKKTDEGKEVFAAPLWWDAPSMRAAGFLKSTGRDMLAYAEIFRTGGKVGENRILSEESVRQMIGNYAGLEPSRHYGYGLMVTPHFRGGTLIEHGGALKGIAAQLCILPEENTTCVILTNLDGAPSAELLASAINAAMSRPLEEPITSYPEIPCPHDLLKDFAGTYRSGEGEQIEVTAGAEGLVLAFQGMEFPLRPVGEDSFVFQMSTGLVKWIRFIRDESGSVIRVAFHFRQLIKQAKEA